The window AATGATAGCGCGCAGGCCGCGGAATGCAAATTCCGAGCCGAAGGTAACCTTACTCACCCGCGGCGATTGGTCAGCCTATCACCGGTTAGCCACAGTTGGCGATTTTCCGGTTCCCCCGGCTGCATTCCGTCCCGGGAGATGCCATAAATCGCAGGTCCCGGCGATTTGACCGGTCCAGGAAGAGATTGCGCTGAACGCTCCAATTCTTCTTGTCACGTCAACGAGGGCGCCTTGTCGTTTCCACCCCTGTCATCGGCGGTTCCGGTCGAAGCCCTCATTGGTTGGATGTTGCTGCTGACGTTCAAGCACATCATCGCCGATTTCGTCCTCCAGACCGCGTGGATGGCGCACGGCAAGGACCAGAAGCACGGCTGGGCCCTGCCGCTCCTGGTGCACTGCCTGGTTCACCTTGCGGTTGCGCTGCCCCTGATCCTGATCGTGGCGCCAAAATTCTGGTTTGTGGCGTTGATCGACTTCGTGATCCACATCACGATCGACCGCGCCAAGGGGCTCGTCTCGGCCAATTTCGGTGTCGATCTTGCGCATCCCTGGTTCTGGACCCTGATCGGTGTCGACCAGGCCCTGCACCATCTGACCGGCTTCGGCCTCTCCATCTTCATGGCGGCGAACTGAGCGCTGGCGGTCTCGGCGTAGCTAGTCGTCCATCGGCATCCACAAGAGGTCGTCATGCCGGACAAGCCCGGCCATGACGCTGTGGAGGCATTTCCAGCCCATTGATTCGCGGCCCACGCGCAAGGACCCCGGGTGACTACCGGGCAGCGTGGTTAACCTTTCATTAGAGAATTGCACTGCATCTTCCCAGACGAGGGAGAACCGCAATGTTTTCAAGCCGCGATACCTTTGAAGGCGATTCGTGCCCGGTCCGCGACGAACTCCTTGGCGAGATGTACCGCGCCAGCGAGAGTGGCCTGCCGAGGCTGGTTGAAAGTGTTTCCCCTGACGCGCGCGCCAGGCTGGCGCTGTTCTGCTATCGCCGCAGCCATCTGCATTCGCTGGCGGTCGCGATCGCAGGCAGCTGCAATGAGCGCGACCTGATCGAGAACGGCGGCCGTGTTGGTTCGACGCTCTACGCGCTTGCGCGCGAAGGCGCGGCGAAATCCTCGCCGTCGCTGTCCGGTGGGCGCAAGCCGATCACGCTGTCGACCAAGCCGCTCTCGGTGCTCGCGCCGCTGGACGACGAGATCGACGACGAGATCAGCGAAGCCGTCCCGGCCTAAACGCTCGCGATCATTGGCAGCCCGAATTTCCGTCGCGCCATCGCGCATTCGGCGTCGCCCGGCATGCACGTGCGGCACACGTCCGGCCGCACTGCGTAGATGCCGCACGCGGTCGCTTGTCCGATCTCTCCCTGCAACGCCGAACAGCGATCGCCTTCGCAGCGCATGCCGGATTGACGCGCGTTGACGAGCGCTTCGGGAATCGCGGCAAGCTCCTCGTCGCTCTCGATCGAGAAGCGCGGCCAGTTCGCCGAATAGCCGCAGCAGGCGCCGCAACTCTGGCAACAGCTCGACAGGTCGATCGGGGCGTTCTCGTCCATCGTCACGTATCCTTCACGTATCCTTGGGCGGGCCCCAGACCAGGCTCTGCCGCCATTTTGCGCGCAGCACGTCGCGCCTTTCCGGATATCTCTCGTCGGGATAGCTCGCATCCACGACGCGGTCGGTGCGGAAGCTGCGGAAGTCGCCGCGCAGTTCGCACCAGGCCGCGAGCAGGCGCACGGCTTCGAGATACCCGATCGAAATCGGCCAGATCATGCGCTCGCTGGCGCGGCCCTGCTCGTCGCGATAGCGCAGCATGATCTTCTTGCCTTCGTGGATCTGGGTGCGCGTGCGCGCCATGTCCAGGCGGTCCGGCTCCCTGTTCCAGCTCGGCCGGGCCCGGCTTGCCGGCTCCAGCACGAAGGGACGCAGGCGCTCGGGGACAGTGTCGGCGATCTTGGCCATCAGGTCTTCAGCCGCACGCGCCAGCGCGGGATCGGCATGGCCGGCGACCCATTGCGCGCCCAGCACCGCCGCCTCGATCTCGTCGGGTGTCAGCATCAAAGGCGGCAGGTCAAATCCCTTTTCCAGGATGTAGCCCATGCCGGCTTCACCGCGGATCGGCACGCGCTGGCCGATCAGCGTGGCGATGTCGCGATAGATCGTGCGCTTCGAGGTCTCGAGCTCGGCCGCGATGGCGTCCGCCGTCAGCGGCTTACGCGTACGCCTCAGCACCTGGATGATTTGAAACAGCCGGTCGGCGCGTCTCATGACGGGTCTCTTGTCGGTGGGTTTTCAGATGGTGGCGCGCGGCTGCTGACAGGATGTTGGCAGCAGGGGAGTTCTATACCGGGTCAACACGTCGACTGAAGAGGATTTGTCCATGATCATTCCAACTCATTTCGGCCCGGCCGCTGCGCTGTGGCGGACCCAGCCTCTACAGGTCCAGCCTTTGCAAGTCCTGCGCTTGCAAGCCCGAGCTTGGTACGCATGGGCGTTCGGCCGCCTCGTATCCCTTGATCTCATGGTCGTCGACCTCCGCCTTGCGCTCGCGACAATGGTGGCTCGCTTCCTGGTCCAGGCCGGGGACGCGCTGGTCCGTCATGTCATGGCCCGCGCCTGGCGAGGGGCCCGCTTCGCAGAAGATATCACGGCTGCTGCCACCATGGTGGCAGCAGCCCGCGGTTAAGTTCCCTCAACTCTTTCGGTGGTTTCAGGAGAGCCTTCATGATCACGCTTTACGGCTTTGGCACCGGCTTCGGCCTGCCGGAAATCAGCCCCTTCGTCACCAAGACGGAGGTGCAGCTCAAGATGGCGGGATTGCCCTATCGGAAGGAGCGGGCGATGCCGCCCGCCTCTCCCAAGGGGCAGCTTCCTTTCATCGACGATGGCGGCGAGGCGGTGGCTGATTCCACGTTCATCCGCGCCCATATCGAGCGCCGCTACGGCTTCGATTTCGACGCCGGGCTGTCTCTTGCCGAGCGCGCACAGGCTTGGGCATTCGAGCGCATGATCGAGCATCACGTTTATTTTGCGCTGGTCGGGGCGCGCTGGGTCGACCCCGTCAACTTCGCCAAGGGGCCTGCGCATTTCTTCGACGGCGCGCCGGAGCACAATCGCGAGAAGTTGCGCGAGGACGCGCAATTCCGTGTCGCCGAGAACTATTTGCTCTCCGGGCTCGGACGGCACGCGCCCGATGACGACGTCGATCTCGCCGTGCGCTCGCTGTTTGCGCTCTCGGTGCAGCTCGGTGACAAGTCCTATCTGATGGGCAACAAGCCCTGCGGCGTGGATGCCACCGCCTTCGGTGCACTCGCCGGGATCCTGACGCCGTTCTTCGAATCCGCCCTGCGCCGTCGCGCCGAAGGATTTCCGAACCTCACCGCCTATGTCGATCGGATGATGGACACTTACTATCCGGAGTTCGCCTGGACCCCGCTGCGGCAGGCGGCTTGACGACAGCGCGACCGCAGACTCGGTGCACCTCTCCCGCTTGCGGGAGAGGTCGACACGCTCGCAGAGCGTGGCGGGTGAGGGCTATCTCCTCTGGGGGGCTTTGCCCGTAGACCTCAGACAATCCCAATGCGGAGGCACCCTCACCCCAACCCTCTCCCGCAAGCGGGAGAGGGGGCCACACGGAGGTGCGGCTCGCTCATACAGCCAAAACAAAAGAGCCGGCCCATCGGGCCGGCTCTCGTCGTCTCAATCCTGCCGCTGCGTCTACTTCACCAGCGAGTACTTGCCGTTCTTCACCGTGAGCAAGATGCGCGAGCGCTCGTCGAGGCCGTAGCGGTCCTTCTCGGTGAAATTGTAGACACCCTGGCTCGCCGCAAGCTCCTTCTCCGACAGCAGCGCCTGGCGGATCGCTTCGCGGAATTCCGGCGTGCCGGGCTTGGCCGTCTTCAATGCAGCCGGGATGATGCGCTTGAGAATCTCGAACGCATCGTAAGAGTGACCGGCGAATTGGCTGCGGCTGTTCGGGCCGTACTTGGCTTCATAGGCCGAGTTGAGCGCGAGGCCCGGCTTCTTGGTCGCGGCCTCGTCCGGCTGATCTTCGGGGTCCATCACCGGGCCCGAAGCCATCAGTACGCCTTCCGCCGCTTTGCCGGCGATGCGGATGAAATCCATGCTGGCGGCACCATGGGTCTGGTAGATCAGGCCCTGATAGCCACGCTCGCGCAGCTCGGTCTGCGGCAGCGCGGCGGCGGTGCCGGAAGCGCCGACCAGAATGGCGTCGGGATTCGCAGCCACGAGCTTCAGCACCTGTCCGGTCACAGACGTGTCGGGTCGAGCGAAGCGCTCCTCGTCGGCGATGGTTATGCCCATCGGCACAGCCTGCGCTTTCAAATCGTTGAACCAGAGGTCGCCATAGGAGTCGGAATAGCCGATATAGCCGACGGTCTTCACGCCCTTGGCCTTCATGTGGTCGTACAGCACCTTGCCGACGATCGGGATCGGCTGCGGCATCGCCACCGACCACTTCATGCGCTCCGGCGTGATCGGGAACGGCGCCAGGCCGAAATGCGGAATGCCGGCTTCGTTGGCGACGTTCGACACCGCGATGGTCGGCGGCGTCAGCGCCGAGCCCATGATGATATCGGCCTTGGATTCGGTCACGAAGCGGCGGGCGTTGGTGGTTGCGGTGGTGGGATCGCCACCGTCGTCGAGCACGATCACCTTCAGCGGCACGCCGCCGATCTCCTTCGGCACGAACTCCAGCGCATTGCGCTCAGGAATGCCCAGCGCTGCGCCCGGGCCGGTCGTGGTGGTGGTGATGCCGATGGTGACCTCGGCGGTCTGTGCCAGCGCGGGCACGGTCGGCAGCGCAAGCGCGGCCGCGGTGACGGCGGCGGTCAGGTAAAAGCGTTTCATCTATTCCTCCCTTTATGTGTTTCTTTGAAAGCAGAAATCGGGGGGTAATTCAGCCCCCTCTTTTGGTGACGTGGCGATTTAGCTCCGGGCCTCGCTCCCGGTGAATTTGGCTACCATTTCCGCGGGAAACGGTGCCGATTTCAGTTTGTCGGGGTTAACGGGGTCGCGCCCGACCAGGACACGGGTCTCGAAACCCTCGATCGCCAGCGCCTCGCCCTTGAAGACGCTGTGCTTCACCTCGAAACTCGAGCGCT of the Bradyrhizobium sp. WSM1417 genome contains:
- a CDS encoding DUF3307 domain-containing protein; the encoded protein is MLLLTFKHIIADFVLQTAWMAHGKDQKHGWALPLLVHCLVHLAVALPLILIVAPKFWFVALIDFVIHITIDRAKGLVSANFGVDLAHPWFWTLIGVDQALHHLTGFGLSIFMAAN
- a CDS encoding YkgJ family cysteine cluster protein, which gives rise to MDENAPIDLSSCCQSCGACCGYSANWPRFSIESDEELAAIPEALVNARQSGMRCEGDRCSALQGEIGQATACGIYAVRPDVCRTCMPGDAECAMARRKFGLPMIASV
- a CDS encoding YafY family protein → MRRADRLFQIIQVLRRTRKPLTADAIAAELETSKRTIYRDIATLIGQRVPIRGEAGMGYILEKGFDLPPLMLTPDEIEAAVLGAQWVAGHADPALARAAEDLMAKIADTVPERLRPFVLEPASRARPSWNREPDRLDMARTRTQIHEGKKIMLRYRDEQGRASERMIWPISIGYLEAVRLLAAWCELRGDFRSFRTDRVVDASYPDERYPERRDVLRAKWRQSLVWGPPKDT
- a CDS encoding glutathione S-transferase family protein; translated protein: MITLYGFGTGFGLPEISPFVTKTEVQLKMAGLPYRKERAMPPASPKGQLPFIDDGGEAVADSTFIRAHIERRYGFDFDAGLSLAERAQAWAFERMIEHHVYFALVGARWVDPVNFAKGPAHFFDGAPEHNREKLREDAQFRVAENYLLSGLGRHAPDDDVDLAVRSLFALSVQLGDKSYLMGNKPCGVDATAFGALAGILTPFFESALRRRAEGFPNLTAYVDRMMDTYYPEFAWTPLRQAA
- a CDS encoding ABC transporter substrate-binding protein, whose translation is MKRFYLTAAVTAAALALPTVPALAQTAEVTIGITTTTTGPGAALGIPERNALEFVPKEIGGVPLKVIVLDDGGDPTTATTNARRFVTESKADIIMGSALTPPTIAVSNVANEAGIPHFGLAPFPITPERMKWSVAMPQPIPIVGKVLYDHMKAKGVKTVGYIGYSDSYGDLWFNDLKAQAVPMGITIADEERFARPDTSVTGQVLKLVAANPDAILVGASGTAAALPQTELRERGYQGLIYQTHGAASMDFIRIAGKAAEGVLMASGPVMDPEDQPDEAATKKPGLALNSAYEAKYGPNSRSQFAGHSYDAFEILKRIIPAALKTAKPGTPEFREAIRQALLSEKELAASQGVYNFTEKDRYGLDERSRILLTVKNGKYSLVK